The genomic window CCAGCTCGCCGCGCGCGGAGGGTTGGACCTTGCGTGCGCGTGCAGGCGCCGTACCGTCGAGGAAGTAGAGTCCAGTGACCGCGTAATTCGATGGTGGTACTTCCGGTTTTTCGATGATCGAACGCACCGTGCCATCGGGAGCGAAATCAACCACTCCATAGCGTTCCGGATCATGCACGCGGTACCCAAATACGGTCCCGCCTTCCTGCTTATTGTCTGCCTCGGCCAATTGCTCGGGCAGCCCATGGCCAAAGAAAATATTGTCGCCCAGAACCATCGCGCTTGATGCCCCGTCTAGAAATTCTTCAGCTAGGATATAGGCCTGCGCCAGCCCATCAGGTGAGGGTTGTTGGATGTATGTGATCTGCAGTCCCCACTGGCTGCCGTCTCCCAGCGTGCGCTGGAATTGGTCTTGATCCTGTGGCGTGGTGATCACAGCAATCTCGCGGATACCCGCGAGCATCAGGACCGACAAAGGATAATAGACCATCGGCTTGTCATAGATCGGCAAAAGCTGCTTGGAAACGCCGACGGTGATCGGGTACAGCCGCGTGCCCGACCCGCCAGCCAGAATGATGCCCTTGCGCGCCTTCGTGCTTTGGTCCGTCATAATAATAACTTTCTTACAATCTGTGCCAAATTGGCTTTCCAAATTGGGGGGGATATCCCGAAGTCAGACTCTAACGCTGAGCAGTCGAGCCTTGAGTTAAGGGGACGTGTGGCCGGTGTCGGGTAGTCGCATGTGGGGATTCCAGTCACGTCAACCTTCCGCCCCGCCGCAGCAAATGTTTCGCGCGCGAAACATTTCCAACTCGTGGATGGCGTGCCAGCGTAGTGATAGGTGCCGCCGCTTTGGCCTGTGCGCATTGCCCGCGCCATATCTAGCAAAGCCGCTGCGATGCCGGCTGCGGGGGTCGGGCCACCGATTTGGTCATCGACCACACTCAATGCGTCGCGTGTCTCTGACAGGCGGAGCATCGTTTTGACGAAGTTGTTGCCATGGGCCGAGAACACCCAAGACGTGCGTAGGATCGCATATGCCCCGCCGGCCTCGCGCACCGCCTCTTCGCCCGCAGCCTTGGTGCGCCCATAAACACTCAGGGGGGCGATCGGGTCATTGACCTGCCACGGGTCTGTGCCACTGCCGTCAAATACATAGTCGGTCGAGACATGTAGGAACGGAATACCCAGATCCGCGCAGGCCTGCGCCATGGCGGCGGGGGCCTGCGCGTTGATCATCTGGGCAAGGTCGGGCTCCTCCTCGGCGCGGTCTACGGCGGTGTAGGCTGCCGCATTAATCACCACATCGGGGCGGTGCTCTCTGATCGCGGCTGCACAGGACGCCGGATCGCTCAGATCGGCAGCGTGACGGTCCAGAGCTGTGACATCGGCTTGCAATTGAAGCTCAGTGGCGATTTGGCCGGTCTTGCCAAAAACGAGGATCATCCGGTCTTCCCCAGACGCTCGCCCACGCCATCGCGGGCCTGTAGCGCGCGCCACCAAGTTTCATTATCCAGATACCATTGCACGGTTAGGGCAAGGCCTTCCTCGACGGTAACGGAAGGATGCCAACCCAGCTCGGTGTTCATGCGGGCAGGGTCGATAGCATAACGCGCATCATGGCCGGGGCGGTCGGCGACGAAGGTGATTAGGTCCGCATAGGTGCCACTGTCGCGGGGGCGCTTTTCATCCAGGATCCCACAGATCGTTTTAACCAGCTTCAAATTGGTGCGCTCATTCTCACCCCCGATGTTATAGGATCGGCCCAGCTTGCCTTTCTCCAGCACGCATAAAAGCGCGTCGGCGTGATCCTCGACATAGAGCCAATCGCGGATGTTAGCGCCGTCGCCGTAGATCGGTAACGGCTTGCCCGCCAGCGCGTTCAGGATCACCACGGGGACCAGTTTTTCAGGGAAATGGTAGGGCCCGTAGTTGTTAGAGCAATTGGTCAGGACCACGGGAAGCCCGTAGGTTTCGGCCCAAGCGCGCACCAAGTGGTCGCTTGCGGCTTTAGATGCGGAGTAGGGGCTGCGGGGATCGTAGGGGGTGTCTTCGGTGAACATGCCTGCGGGGCCCAGCGACCCGAAAACCTCATCCGTCGAAATGTGGTGAAAGCGGAATGTGTTGGGCCGGCCCTGCGCGGTCCAGTAGGCGCGCGCGGCTTCCAGCATGTGATAGGTGCCGGTGATGTTAGTTTCGATGAAATTACCCGGCCCATCAATCGAGCGGTCGACGTGGCTTTCGGCTGCCAGATGCATGATTGCA from Sulfitobacter sp. W027 includes these protein-coding regions:
- the rfbD gene encoding dTDP-4-dehydrorhamnose reductase; translated protein: MILVFGKTGQIATELQLQADVTALDRHAADLSDPASCAAAIREHRPDVVINAAAYTAVDRAEEEPDLAQMINAQAPAAMAQACADLGIPFLHVSTDYVFDGSGTDPWQVNDPIAPLSVYGRTKAAGEEAVREAGGAYAILRTSWVFSAHGNNFVKTMLRLSETRDALSVVDDQIGGPTPAAGIAAALLDMARAMRTGQSGGTYHYAGTPSTSWKCFARETFAAAGRKVDVTGIPTCDYPTPATRPLNSRLDCSALESDFGISPPIWKANLAQIVRKLLL
- the rfbB gene encoding dTDP-glucose 4,6-dehydratase, which gives rise to MKILVTGGAGFIGSAVVRLAVARGHRVVNLDALTYAACLDNVAEVANSPLYTFEHADIRDRAALDRILKTHKPDAIMHLAAESHVDRSIDGPGNFIETNITGTYHMLEAARAYWTAQGRPNTFRFHHISTDEVFGSLGPAGMFTEDTPYDPRSPYSASKAASDHLVRAWAETYGLPVVLTNCSNNYGPYHFPEKLVPVVILNALAGKPLPIYGDGANIRDWLYVEDHADALLCVLEKGKLGRSYNIGGENERTNLKLVKTICGILDEKRPRDSGTYADLITFVADRPGHDARYAIDPARMNTELGWHPSVTVEEGLALTVQWYLDNETWWRALQARDGVGERLGKTG
- the rfbA gene encoding glucose-1-phosphate thymidylyltransferase RfbA; amino-acid sequence: MTDQSTKARKGIILAGGSGTRLYPITVGVSKQLLPIYDKPMVYYPLSVLMLAGIREIAVITTPQDQDQFQRTLGDGSQWGLQITYIQQPSPDGLAQAYILAEEFLDGASSAMVLGDNIFFGHGLPEQLAEADNKQEGGTVFGYRVHDPERYGVVDFAPDGTVRSIIEKPEVPPSNYAVTGLYFLDGTAPARARKVQPSARGELEITALLESYLHDGSLTVQQMGRGYAWLDTGTHASLLDASNFVRTLSSRQGMQVGCPEEIGFSKGWISRSELAELAERYAKNTYGTYLASLLK